CCTGGATACCTACAATTCTGAAACATACGCACAAGCGCTTGCAAAGATCGTCTCGGAAAAGAAGCCGGAAATAGTCCTTCTGGGCCATTCCATGCAGGGAAAGGATCTGGCACCGAGAACTGCAGCGAAACTCGGAATCGGTGTCATTGCGGATTGTGTGTCTTTGGAACTTGATGGATCGACCCTCGTCGGTACACGCCCCATGTACGCGGGTAAATGCAACGCAAAGTGGGTCACGTTGGGATCTCCACAGATGGCTTCAGCAAGACCGAACGTGCTCGAAGTTGTGGAAAGCGCAAAAGCCGGCGCGGTTGAGAAAGTTTCCTTTGCCGCTGACACGAACAGACCGACTTACACAACAAAGGACCTGAATCTCGACACCAGCGGAAAAGTTGATTTGACAGAAGCAGAGATAATCGTCTCCGGCGGTCGCGGCATGGGTGGCAACGACTTTTCGCTCCTGGAAGCCATGGCCGCAATCTTCGGGCCTACAGCCACGGTAGGAGCTTCCAGAGCCGCAGTCGATGCCGGCTGGCGTTCGCATTCGGATCAGGTGGGCCAGACGGGCAAAACCGTTACTCCCAATCTCTATGTAGCTTGCGGTATTTCAGGTTCGATCCAGCATCTCGCAGGAATGGGCTCATCCAAGGTGATCGTAGCCATCAATAAAGATCCTGAAGCTCCGATTTTCACCAAAGCGGATTACGGTATAGTCGGCGATCTATTCAAAGTAGTACCCGAATTCAATAAAGAACTCGAATCACTTCTCAAAGAATAGACCCTGCTTAATCCTCATATTTTGATAAAGGGAGATTTCTACATACGGAAATCTCCCATGCCCGCCATAAATTCAAGCTTTGTTGCCATTCTTTGTCCCGCAGGGACTGAAGAGAATAGCCCGGTAATTCGGAAACTGTCTCAAAAGTTGAAATTCACCCCAGATCGTGGCACGATTTTCTCATCAGCTTTCCAGCCTGACTGTAGGGGCGGACCAGAGCGTCCGCCCAAATGAGGGCAGACACATTGGTCTGCCCCTACCCGGATGGAGCATCGTGGCACGATTTTGTCGTTATGTATAATTTTGCGGCAATCTCTTCATTGCCGGGAATTTGTGTATCAGCCGTCCCCCCGAGAACAAAGGGCCCCAAAACAGGCTGAGTTAGCGCCTATACCCCCGCCTCCTTCTGCCCTCCCCATGCAATCAATAATACCGGCTGAGACACGGTGAGCGAATTGCGGAAAGTAAAGTGACAAAACTCTGTACCCTGTCCACGGACTTGACAGGCGAGGCAAGCAATAAAAACAGCAAGTTACTCGTTAGAGGAAAGAGAGGTGACATTTTTTGTTACCCCTGTCCCTTGCTGTAGCGGATCTCAGGGGAAATTCTTCGGCATTTCACTGCTACGAGTCCTGGCACAGATATTGCTCCTACCCATTCACGAACTCATGAAAAATGTCGGCATGAGTCACATTCCAACCTTTTTCCGTTACAGTGAAAGGAGAGGCTTTACTATGCTGAGCAGACTCAGAAACGTGAAGGGTTTTACCCTCATCGAGTTGATGGTTGTTGTGGCGATCATCGGTATCATCCTTGCGATCGCTATTCCGTATTACATTTCTTACAAGAGAACGAGCTGCGACAGATCGGCTGATGCAGATATTCGCAAGCTGGCTGCTGCAGTCGAACGTTTGGGGAACGAACTGGTCGACCTCAACCTGAAATTCGATGCTGACACCACCGCACAGCAGATTCACGATCAAGACTTGCTGCAATACCTTGTCGGTCCTTTCTA
The sequence above is a segment of the Desulfomonile tiedjei DSM 6799 genome. Coding sequences within it:
- a CDS encoding electron transfer flavoprotein subunit alpha/FixB family protein, coding for MSKVMIYGEIKGGKLKKTAYELASEGRKLADKLGGDLGAVIMGSAGEQFAPELARYGVDTVYVMESSDLDTYNSETYAQALAKIVSEKKPEIVLLGHSMQGKDLAPRTAAKLGIGVIADCVSLELDGSTLVGTRPMYAGKCNAKWVTLGSPQMASARPNVLEVVESAKAGAVEKVSFAADTNRPTYTTKDLNLDTSGKVDLTEAEIIVSGGRGMGGNDFSLLEAMAAIFGPTATVGASRAAVDAGWRSHSDQVGQTGKTVTPNLYVACGISGSIQHLAGMGSSKVIVAINKDPEAPIFTKADYGIVGDLFKVVPEFNKELESLLKE